AGTTTTAGATTCAATCCAAGCAGTGTCAATCACAGGTATGTCTTGCGAACCCATTTGAACTGCTACATCAGGCAAGCCTGAAGATGCTACTGCCTCTGCCAGTTTCTTATGAAGAGTTTGGTAAAGACTTACATTGTATGTTGTCATGACATATGAGATAGCCATTTTTAAAGCTTCCAACCTCAGAGGTGGACAATGGTCTGCCACAAACATAAGCCTATACAGTTTGGCAAAGCCAGTGTAAGACGCCGCGTAAGTCTCTAAATCCAATGTAGGATTCTCGACAAGATAGCATTCTGCCTCATTGTTTTCGTTATCTTCTATTGGAACATCCACTTGCATGGGCTCCGCTGTGTTCTGAAAAACAATGACACGATTTGACTTTTGACATTGTTCTAAGAACgagtaaatatacattttgaaCGATTATAGAGTAATACatgtaattgtataaaaatactcaCCATTTCGAACATTTTATACCGTTTACTTGACTTACAAACGAGAATACGCGAATTCCACTGTCAATGCAAAAAACCAACCTAAAACAAAGTAATTCATCATCAATCTTTTGCCAAGAACTTTTATAATCTGATATCATATTGAACTTTAATTAGAGACtcacacatttaaaataagattcGAAGAacaaaactatgaaaataccTTTATCACTACGTTTCTTTTTGGCAGCggcatttttcttttgacgagtttttttttaaattcagttTGTCTACAATCTACAATATTGGCAACGGAAACAGATTTGTAAAGGCTTGCGTTTTGTTATTACATTTTGTAACATCTGcatccgttttttttttaaacatacatacatattaacacttctatattccttgcgtggtagacagagccagcagtcccGAAAAGATTTTGATGTGCTTATTTATAAaggattatttatttcggaagattatttatttcaaatgtatttattctaTGGTTCGCCTGCACCGTAGGCATAGGCGATGATGTAGGCGATTGTATGTGACCTAAGGTGATGGGTAAATCTAAGAACCCAGAATGCCGCCAGTAAGGTTGAAGGGGCTAGTATTTAAATGAGCTTTTACAATGAGGAATTTTTAAAGTGCTATTGAAACTTTTCATaccaaataaaatgtatagaaAATGTTGGATTGCGGGCCCTGCGGTGACACGCAACTGGGAGCGCACCAAAGATGAGATAGAGAGAAAAAGACCGCTTGTAGGTGcttatgtattataaatattattagtgACACTTGTCGGAGACCAATTGCTACTTCTTTTGGCTCATGGCCACTCCAGCAGGATTGGACCCCAATTAGTGAGTGTGAAGGACCGTTCAGGGATAATCTTCGCAAGAAAAAGGTCGATCTTAAGATCGTGGCATTAAAATAGAGCTAACATGCGTTCTTGGActtgaaacaatatttttttttacattttgttatgGTTGTTGTGAGGGTTAAATCAGGAAAAATGGATCGTGAAAAGCGCAATATCTCAGCTGCAGGGCATATGGAAGAATAGCAATATATCAAACAAAACCAAGACCAAACCGGTCAACTCTTTAACTTTAGACCGAATTGATTCGACGTGTGGTGTTAGAGAAAGATGTTGTAAATGCTTGCGACTACTTTTCATACAAACAGTTCAATCTTTTGGGAACTAAAGATCAAGATTTGACTATTATTATGTAGTGTAGTGTAAGTTAGCATTAGTatatagtaagtacctatataaatgtgtgtaaaacattatgtaataaacataaaagtatAATGAGTCTTAATCCAAACGAGTGTTGAACGATTAGACCTTATTGGGTCACCTACTTGATCTTTCTACTCCATTGGATCACGACCACATCCATGATCAAACAGAGTAAGTAGGAAGCGTGAACGAAGCATACACTAGCTACAACTTTTTAGAAGAAACAGTTTGTTCAACagttttaatgaaaacattaTACTTATACCTACCAACTCCGAATATCtagatacttaaatatttttatttgtataaagaCGAAGCAGTAACACAAAGTATGTACAAAGTGATAAAATAGGTCAATACGGTTATTAAACAGTCACTAGTTAGCTATCACTTGAGTAAGtgattgcattttatttttaaagtacctaaCAAAATGTGAAGagtatctatttatttctCACACAGAATAACTTCAGTTAGTGTTAAATTAAAGTGCATAATGGTTAATGACGTTGAAAATTGcgatctttttaaaaataaattgataataattaacGATGTAAGTAGATCTGTTACATAACTATtgttagttatattttaaactaattcAAAAATAGTAATCAggtttaaaaatcttttttatgtacttttacTTTATCTACTTGCCACAGTACCTATCATGAAATTATGCGATTAAACTAGACTTTTGCCCAGGTCTAAGCTCCCGAAGGacatttccaaaataaaaaatggtcTGTTATATTTGAGTTACTTTGTAAGAAAAGACCacataataagtacctactcagTAGGATTCCTTACAACAGAGTCCACCTGTGTCTATTAGGTGTGACATTATGAGGTGGCCTACCACATAATAGACACAGGTGGacggttttaacacgaagcgccTCCTACATGACCGCCGCAATATAATCATACTGGATCATGACAATCATTTACCAAATGGGCTGAATATAGGGTTCTCTTATTATGTTTTCCCCCACCGTGATCCATATGGAAGGTTTTTCACaagttgaaatatttttcatgtttCTCAATTTTTGTACAGACCTCTTTCGCAATTTTTGTACAGACCCCCTGTACAAAAATTGCGAAAGAGGTCTGTACAGAAATGCTCCACAATGCCTATGACTTTTGTTcataattgaattgaatctTAATTGACCAACTACTAAAGCAAGTGTAGGTACGTATTATGTAATAGGTAGGTTAATGAGGTAGTTATACTGCCTTGGCAATAAAACAATGGGTCGTTATCATTAAATCAAGTAACAAAGATTATCCGCAGGTGCTACTCATACTTTACTATTAGTGTACCATCGTGGTATCTGCCGATAAAATGATTACATACCTatgtaaagtttatttgttgacGCATAATTAAATCTAGTGATTGAACTAATTTGTAGTGTTTTGTGTACATTCTaagataaaattacttttataacgggagtttttaaaacaatattatgacAAGCTTGCAACGACCGAAAAACAGCGCATGCGCTGTATCCATTGATTTTCCTTTTGTAGATACGTCAAAAACCGTGAAATTCGTAAAAATGTTCTTTACtaatgcaattatttttattatcgttTGTTACAAAGTTATGTTGACCGTGGTAAATAAGAGGATGATCCGTGGTAAGTGTCTTTATTAAATCTACTATAAACCTTATTCATATCAGATTCTTCAAAAAAAGCATCTTTCTACAATCCGACGCATTCCACCTGGTGTTGGTACCAGTGGAATGTATGATTGATGATAAAAGCATTCAAATTGAAAACGAAGTATTTACCTGTTATCAATTTTAGAAAAGTCgatgtgtttgtttttaagtaagtcggtagtatttttatatataaataggaaaatttaaataagtaagaaaTAGGTAAATCTGCAcgagagaagcagctggcacacgcAATGtcgttgtacatacataaatgtttttttcttcactactAGATCATCATGGAAGCATGaagcactagatgaatgtgcctattcccttTTGTtacctttacgacatccacgtataagagatggagtagtaaTATGCTAAAATGCCGGTAACAAAACGGTACTCCTAACCGAAaccgaattgaaaattaaatctaacAAGTAGGTTTTGTAAATTTGCTGACATCTATTTTGACGTTGAGCCTGTGGCGGATTAACACATTTGCCGCAAGTAGGCTATTAACATTTTGCAATCAATCTTTGCATTTCGATGCTCCACACGGAGAAAATAAGGAGGAGGtcaaatgtcaaattttataataaaaaatctaaaaaatattaaatatatttttttttagttttttaatttgtaggaagtatagtaaAAAGTTAGTTTTTAACTACGGAAGACAGatggagaaaagaggagagaaataatcaaatttaaagaactatattatggaaataaaatgaaaatatttgacaataaaatataatctctGACAATTTTTCTTAACTAAACAAACCAAGGCAATGGTTGCTATGACGTTCataaagaaggttgcctacataattagtaggtattttttattttctgtaagaaaaaaaaaatagggctGAATTTGCCGCCCCCTTAAATCCGCCGCCTCAGTCTACTCAGTCTTCTGGTAAAGCCGCCGCTGCGTTGAGTagccaaaacaaaataaaataattcaattactTAATTTCGATTACTGCAGTACCGTTTGCACGCGACTACGCGCgccattaaatttttagtaaTACCGAAAATCCTCCTTTAATGCAGTACTCTGCCTAAggaacataaaatatacacCACCAAATTTTACCTTCTTGCGTATATTGAAGAAGTATGATATGTCaatatttcatcattaattaACAATTGATAAACTGATTAGAAAATCAGTATAACTTATAGGCAGGTAGGTAGTATTATTGTCAATCTTATGCGTAAAGTGGAACCATTAAAcccagttatttttaaaagatcgTGGTGTTCTAGTACTGTCATGAACACGAgctctatttttataaaatctaataTAGTAGACGCGGCCAGTTGTATTGTTATGAGCGATGTTTTAAATACTGTTTTTGTGTGGTCTGTGTTAACAAATATTGTAGCTATCCTAATTTATCAGGAAGTTGTTATCTAATAGATTGAAAATAAGATGTCTCTCCAGTGTTaataatatcactatcatatcTGAGTGATGTCGCGTCGCTAGATAAAAATGTAGATCGAGCATGTCAACATTTTAAGTACTTGGTGATAAAATCTCTATAAAAGTATCTGTTTGTTGTTGTAGGCTATTGGGCGGACGGGTTGAAAATTGGATAGCGTTGGGCACAATGAAGATTCTTTTAGTGTTCACAGTGGTGTATTTTTTGCACTGCCAAGGTACTTCAGTGGTACGAACTGAGGAAGGAATAGAGTACAACCATCGGCCTATCATTGGTATACTAGCTCAAGAGCAGTCGTATAGTTTGAAGGACAAATATCCTGAGAATTTCACGAGTTATATTGCCGCGTCGTATGTGAAAGATGTGGAGGCGTCTGGAGCTAGGGTGGTGCCAGTAATgtaagtaaaacatacatacgagtacatacataatgatcacgtctatatcccttgcggggtagacagagtcaacagtcttgaaaatactgaaaaatacaacacagctgtatggctttatgatggaaaaaagattaaaataaatagatattttttttttatgaaattgttattatttaggATCTAACCGGGATTTACGCCAGGAGGTAGAAGCGGAAAGCCTGGGAAAAATAATCTCCAATTACTGATCACTAATGACTTAGCAGATGTTAACGCCATTATAAGTACGTGTCTGAAGTAAAAAATCGGGGTATTGGCTTTGCGTTTAAAGAGAATCCTTCAAAAAGAAAGAAGTGTATGTTTTGTATAATATCCTATAGTCTCGAATCGctcccgtaagaattttctgaAAAACGTAGTCTAATAAATGTCTGCGctgaatttaattcaaatcgGTCTGTTATGAATTTATTCGACTTTATTTATTCcgacaattaataaaaagttgaaTATAATTAATCGTGTTCAAAAGCCAAAAATTATCGGTATGAATTGTAACGAAAATATCGAGTTTTTTCTTAGTACCTAAATGGTTTAATTTGTAGTACTTACGTAGACacatttagttattttaattatataattttcaggATCGGAAAAGACAGAAGTTATTATGAGAATCTCCTGAACAAAATCAATGggtatgtaaataagtatattataagtattaatgTCGTGTATGGTACACGACAGCGATTGGAAATCTTAATTTCTTCAACATAAAACCTACTTTAGCTTCGCTCGTGCGAATTtggcgccacctacaaaagaataaagctttttcgcaaatcctacgggaactataggttttatcaaaatcaaaaataggtaccctatgtccttttccagacactaaaatatataaacgagaaattacaaaaaaaaatatgttccgTTAAAACGCGCGAAGAGCtaaccaacaaacaaacttccttccgcatttataatattacttagtTGGGATAGGGATAGAATTGCCTACATTTAAAGGCAAagtttccttacgatgttttatGTCACCGAGTTTTGGTTAGAAATCAAGATTAcaataattatctttttgttatttttgtttttacagaGTATTATTCCCTGGGGGAGCTACATACTTCAACCAATCAGATGGCTACGCAGACGCGGGTCAGCATATTTACCAAATAGCTGAGGAGCTGAACAGCCATGGAGACTATTTCCCGGTGTTTGGTACATGTCTTGGTTACGAGCTGCTCATCATACTAGCGTCTGGCAGAGGCAAAGTGGAGAACAGGGAGCATTGCCGGTCTTATGGCAACATGCCTCTATATTTTACTGATGGTAACTAATTATTAAGCATATTACTTAATTTCTAGATTTCCAATTATTAGCCAAATTTTACTGTGATCTACACCTTCACATTGACGAGAACATGTAGGTGCGAGTATAGACTCAGACTCGAAGAAGGCAGTAATATcggtatttatattgtaaaccTTAAACGCAATAATAATTGTCGATTCTTAGACagaaaaaaatcaatcaagattcatgaaaaaataaaattattaaaaatcaaatcagGAAATATACCTCATTCATATTTCCAGATTTTCGGGATAGCAAAATGTTCAGAAAAGCGCAAGAAGACGTGGTTACTTCTTTGGCCAATGAAAACATCACAGTTAACTATCACCAATTTTGCATAATGGATAAGGTTcgtattgtattatttttattatgtattgcACTGCTTTTTGTGGTTTTTAATACCATCAAACCAACAAAACGAAAGGATCTTGAAAGGTCAAGAAAACTACGGCCGGTAGATTCCTCTTCAGAGACATTTGAAAAtgataataacaatttttttttcaacagaTTTCATTAATGAAATAGCATATGGAAACACAAATTGATTATCTGcaattataagtacttatgaTTTCGAGCGATCGTTATCTAAGTAGATAGAAGTATTGTATACGTTGGGTTTTCATTTTGCTttctgattttatgtataaataatatgtgtAAGAGTATGTGtatggaatagtgtaagagaagtattgaaagttaccaagccaaatgagaagattattatgttaggtgattttaatggatgggtgggtgtaaagcgtgatggatatgaaaaggtgcttggtgcgtttggtgacgaaaaggtgaatgataatggaagaagtgtattagaaatttgtctagagtgggatctttttgtgtcgaactcaatgtttcaacataaagagatccacacctacacaagagtggaaggtattttaaaaagtatgatagactttgtgattgtagatgaaagattgaagaacaaagtgctggatacccgtgcatatcgcggtgctggcattgactcggaccatttactggtgatatcccggataaggggtatcttcaatcgctggcggcacagggtaagggagcaaacgagcgctttggaaagagtaaaagtagaaaatttgcaagatatggatgtaggtaagaagtatataaatagactgaaggatgaatttgaagatttagaggaaatgagcgatattgaagatggatggaaggaatttaaagaaagaattgtgaaagtagctgttgaagtgtgtggtgtaagtagaagaaggaaaggaaaaaatcacaaaaatgcgtggatgagtaaagatgtgcaagaacttgtgcgattaaagaagaaagcatggctggatttgttagcagcaaaagctaacttaagaatgcaagaggttatagatgaagatgtgaatgaagcacgtaaggaatataagaaaatgaaagatttggttaagaaagctgtgattagaaagaaagaagagtataaagaggattttgataaaaggctatcagaagactttcagtcaaatctgaaagtattctggaaatccgtaaggtcagcccgaggaaatactataaccagagagctgactaggatcagatgccaggatggtagcgttgtgaaaggagaagaatgtgtactaaagatatggaaggactattttgaaagtttatttgaaaaaaaggaaggaaataagaaagatttctgctatagcgaagaaaaagagaatgagatggaaggcgaaattgaaatgttcgaaattgtggaagcacttaagagtatgaaagcgggaaaggctgctgggtgtgatagagtgtcggtcgagatgcttaaagcaggaaaaggcgtagtagctagtcagttgtactgccttttcaatttgtgttggagaagcggccgagtaccaaaagattggtgtaaggctgttatcgtgccactttacaaaggaaaagggtcacagctggactgcaaaaattatcgtggtataagcctgcttagcgtcgtcggcaaattgtatgctaaggtattgattaatagagtcaggaatgaaactgatgacaaaatatgggatgctcaagcgggatttcgaaagggaatgggatgtactgatcaggtcttttccttgcggtgcatagccgaaaagtttttggccaagagtcaaaaagtctattgcacattcgtagatctggaaaaggcctatgacagagttgagaggaatgaattgtggtcagcactttctatgcatggggtgagcagtctcttaatacgagcactgaaatccttatatgaggattcgagtgcttgtgtcaggataaacggagcgcacactgaatggtttaagattgagaaaggcgttaggcaaggatgtgttgcgtcaccgtggctgttcaacctatttatggatagctgtttgacagatttgaaagagtctaaaagtggattaaggatgaatgagttactcgtcaaatgtctgctctatgccgacgatcaggttatactggcgtcatcagcggaggagttacaggagatggtaaactgtatgcatgaagctttaaaagagaaaggaatgaaagtgaacgtaagtaaaactaaaacactggtttttgaaatggagaaagaaatgacagcatgtaatattttgattggaggagaaaaagtggagcaagtgaaagagtttgtatatctaggatcaaagtttacatcagatggcaagtatgatagtgatattgaaaggagagtgaacgcggggaacatggtgaatggagctttgcatgcctttatgagcagtcagaaactatccaaaaaggctcgactggctgtgcacaggggcgtgttggtcccgacattaatgtatgggagtgaaagttgggtatggcaaaagaagcatgaaagcagaataaatgcagtggaaatgagagcgttaaggagtatgatgggtgtgaaattgagtgacaggataaggaacagcgtgataagggaatgttgtgatgtgaaagaagatgtagttacaggaatagaaaagggtatgttaagatggttcggtcatgtggagaggatgaatgaaagcaggttgactaagcagatatacaaggagagtgtggagggaaaggtcggagtgggaagacctagacgaacgtatcttgatcaaattaaggacgtcctggtaaagggtcaggtcaaaagtacccgaaaccgccgagcttgtatgaagagagttatgaatgtggacgaagcgaaagaagtatgcagagatcgtggcaagtggaaagaggtagtctctgcctacccctccgggaaagaggcgtgattttatgtatgtatgtatgtataatatgtgtatgtgtttCTCTAATAGGAAAAAATCTATCTGTTCCATATTTGTTTTACAGAATATGGAGGCTTACAACTTGACTAAAGACTGGCGCGTCACTTCTCACTCGAACGATGATCGTGGAATCAAATTTATCGCTTCTGTTGAACACAAAAGGTAAATATAGATAGTTCTATGTCAATCTCTTACTTACTCTCTAATCTAATCTCTTACTTGCATTGATATTCTATCAAACCACTTCGTTAAGCCTAACAGGTTACTTTAACAAagatttgaaaagaaaatttcaaaacataggttatactaaaaattataaacgaaAAGGAGAAAAGAATTTTGAGTTactttaatttacaataaatatatattatttttcctaaTTACAGGTATCCCTTTTACGGAGTCCAGTTCCATCCAGAGAAAGTTCCCTTCGAGTGGAGTAAGAACTATCCTCGATCATACAAAGCGCTGAAAGCGAATAGACATTTCATGGATTTCTTTGTATCGGAATGTCGGAGGAACCTTCATACGTTTGCCACGGAGACAGAAGAGAATCAACATTTGATATATAATTACCAACCAAGATTTACAGGACTAGTGGGTAGTTCCTATGAACAATGCTATTTTTTCGAACCTAGGTCAACTGCCAAATTGTGATAAATAGATCTAAGTATTTAGAAAATGAaagtctaaaatattttttccgtcAGTTCTgaacttgttatttttatagattttttaagtaatagtcagtagattttttcaataggtttcatcaaaatagtttaaaagCAAACCAaaaatttgtgataaaaatgtatttatatgatgAAGTGtaacaaaacttttttaatacacCACACAAAGCtaacagttatttttatgagCCCAAACTGCCGTTCTTCTGATGATCAGGAACTGTGTAGTCATAGTCCATTGGTGGTTTACACGTTACATGGGTAACGTTCCCGTGCAAGTGCggagtaaaaacctgatttacccAAACCAGGATTATCGTCATCGGCGGAGCCTGGTACCTCTTAAGAAACGTGAGGAATGACAATGATGACTGTCCCGTTGCTGGGCAAAGACCTCCTTTTTTGCACTTTTATTCCCTTGGAAAAGACCCTCCGATTCTGCTCTATCCCGCCAGATCGCCATTTTGCTCTTGGACCGCCTCTATTTTTCATCTTTACCAATTttggtaaattaattattatactttaGAAATGTTAGTTTAATAATTGCTGAAATGGAATGGAAAAACTAGATAAgaaatttagtaaaatttactttttaataattttagtcaGTTTGTTACCTTAACACTATTGTGATGGGCAACAAAAAGATTTACAAGTTTCTCTTCAAAATCTTAACTTGTTATAGTCAAATTTATTACTTAGCAAAATATATCaactttattcattattaagtaTTCAATGTAATGAATGCTCTGagtaatctatttttttaaatagataaatgttttatatatattgattaAACACATAGCTTAAATTTTAAGTGTTTCAATTATcttacctacaaaataatgtttgatgTAAAAGCAAGATACTTCGTTTCTTTAAACGAAATATCTATAGTATAGCAGTTACCTATCTCAAAaacaattacatacaaaaaaatcacgtttatatcccttgcggggtagacagagtaatCAAACAGTCCCAGAAAAACttactgagattcaaatagtggcaggttgctagcccatcgactaaaagatgaatcccaagtttataagcttagttgccttttacgacatccatgggatagatagatggagtagtcctattcctttttctattggtgccgagaataATATGGCAATCAGTTACAATCATAGGAAtcgttatataaataatatctattgAATCATAGATATCGTTTGGTCTGAACATAAGTAGTTACCTAGGTTACAACATGAAAAGTCTAGTTAGTGTCGATTACTTATATCACTTAATCAGTAATAATTaacctctttccaacattttaaacaggaacaaaattcgtctacaactttccgagattagcccATATATACAGACAGAGATATAGGGAGACTTTATAATAAGTGATAGTAGAATACTCCTTGCCCTGCAAAATATACCAGTCATCCAACTGCTGAGAAGTTCTTCCGTATTTTATagattactagaggccgcccgcgacttcgtccgcatggaaaccctatcaatcccgcgggaactctgggataaaaagtagcctatgtgttattctgggtcttcagctacctacataccaaatttcatggtaatcggttcagtagtttttgcgtgaaagagtaacaaacatccatacatccatacaaactttcgcctttataatagtagtaggaattagttctacattgaTCAAGTAGTTGTCTAACCTTTAAGTGAAATAAAtcagtaaatatataagttaaatagaaataacgaataattcatttatactaattatattaggtataaagctgaagagtttgtttgtttgaacgatctaaactcaggaactactggttcgaattgaaaaattatttttgtgttgaatagaccatttatcaacgaaggcttaaggctatataacatcacgctgcaactattaagagcgaagaaataatggaaaatggaaaaagaaacggggaaaattattcctccttgagggcttcaatgatgcccaaaataactattatttatttatttaatattaactatGACTCAAAAatccaattttatatttcaagtaACTAGGACTCAAAAAGTTTGTAAAATCTCAGACTTGGGAAATTGTCAGACCCCAGGCCCCGAACAACTGTAAGGAGTATCCAGGTGTGCGGAGGTTGTAACTGCGAACACGATAGGTAAGAGAAAGAGACTTGGGAACAGCCATAACACAAGTTACATCATGGTTTATTTATCTAAAGTTACATCATAGAGGCGAAGACATAATGTACCGATTGCTACAAGCGGACATGATTAAAGTTTCGGCAATGATCAAAGGAAATGTAAACAGCTTTATCTAAAATGTAACTGAAATCAGTTGTTTAGATCTCTATCATCGTAATTGCAGTGATAACTTCGGGTACATAATGGCtaattgttgaaaaaaatgtttcaaagGGTAGGCACAATGATGTTGGCTACGCTATTTgcaatttgtttgttacaaagCAGCTATGCTGCAGTTATTTTCACTGAAGAGTTGCCTATAGTCAATGATCGGCCAATAATTGGTGTGTTGTCTCAGGAACAGTCATTTTATTTGCATGGTAAATATCCCGAAGAGAATTACACTAGTTACATTGCTGCTTCGTACGTGAAGGATGTGGAGGCGGCCGGAGCTAGGGTGGTGCCTAtattgtaagtacttaaaacttaaataaaataaatataatttactatttaggtactttaatttaacataAGGAAAAGTaagtaacttaaaaaatataaaaagaatataaatattcttcCTTACAATATCCTACGTaattattgtgaaattttTCTTATGCAAACTATAGATTTTCTTGTGTGATTTGAactttaaaacaacaaaacataGGCTTGCTATATGTATCGTAGatctgtatatatttttacattaacttGGCGAAAAGTACTAATACTAAAATCTTTTGAATTCGTTGTATTTGGAATGCTATAGTTGTTTATATCATTAACTTCTTCCtatttttgaaaactttaCTATCCATAgtcac
The window above is part of the Amyelois transitella isolate CPQ chromosome 11, ilAmyTran1.1, whole genome shotgun sequence genome. Proteins encoded here:
- the LOC106134929 gene encoding gamma-glutamyl hydrolase A isoform X3, whose amino-acid sequence is MKILLVFTVVYFLHCQGTSVVRTEEGIEYNHRPIIGILAQEQSYSLKDKYPENFTSYIAASYVKDVEASGARVVPVMIGKDRSYYENLLNKINGVLFPGGATYFNQSDGYADAGQHIYQIAEELNSHGDYFPVFGTCLGYELLIILASGRGKVENREHCRSYGNMPLYFTDDFRDSKMFRKAQEDVVTSLANENITVNYHQFCIMDKNMEAYNLTKDWRVTSHSNDDRGIKFIASVEHKRYPFYGVQFHPEKVPFEWSKNYPRSYKALKANRHFMDFFVSECRRNLHTFATETEENQHLIYNYQPRFTGLVGSSYEQCYFFEPRSTAKL
- the LOC106134929 gene encoding gamma-glutamyl hydrolase A isoform X1, with translation MNTSSIFIKSNIVDAASCIVMSDVLNTVFVWLLGGRVENWIALGTMKILLVFTVVYFLHCQGTSVVRTEEGIEYNHRPIIGILAQEQSYSLKDKYPENFTSYIAASYVKDVEASGARVVPVMIGKDRSYYENLLNKINGVLFPGGATYFNQSDGYADAGQHIYQIAEELNSHGDYFPVFGTCLGYELLIILASGRGKVENREHCRSYGNMPLYFTDDFRDSKMFRKAQEDVVTSLANENITVNYHQFCIMDKNMEAYNLTKDWRVTSHSNDDRGIKFIASVEHKRYPFYGVQFHPEKVPFEWSKNYPRSYKALKANRHFMDFFVSECRRNLHTFATETEENQHLIYNYQPRFTGLVGSSYEQCYFFEPRSTAKL
- the LOC106134929 gene encoding gamma-glutamyl hydrolase A isoform X2 — protein: MLLGGRVENWIALGTMKILLVFTVVYFLHCQGTSVVRTEEGIEYNHRPIIGILAQEQSYSLKDKYPENFTSYIAASYVKDVEASGARVVPVMIGKDRSYYENLLNKINGVLFPGGATYFNQSDGYADAGQHIYQIAEELNSHGDYFPVFGTCLGYELLIILASGRGKVENREHCRSYGNMPLYFTDDFRDSKMFRKAQEDVVTSLANENITVNYHQFCIMDKNMEAYNLTKDWRVTSHSNDDRGIKFIASVEHKRYPFYGVQFHPEKVPFEWSKNYPRSYKALKANRHFMDFFVSECRRNLHTFATETEENQHLIYNYQPRFTGLVGSSYEQCYFFEPRSTAKL